GGCGCGCTGTACCGGACCGGCGAGATCGCCTCCGAACCGACCCTGGGTCTCACGAGTGGCGGCACGATCCTGTACCAGCTCTGGGATGCAGAGGGTCTCTCGGTCGTGGGCCGTTCGACGGACGGCGGACGCACCTGGAGCTACGCCTCGCCCTCGCCCCTGACCGATGCCACCGGCGGGACGTTCGACCCCTACCTCTACGTCGATCCCGTGACGGACCGGGTGTTCAGCGTGAACCTGACCCCCGCGTTGGAGTGCCACGAGGTGTCGTTCAGCGACGATGCGGGCGTCACCTGGACCAGCTCGCCCCTGTGCGGTCAGCTCGACCACCAGACGCTGTTCGCGGGACCGCCCGTCACCAGCGATCTCGACCCGGACGTCTACCCCAACGTCGTGTACCTGTGCTCTGCCCAGGTCCCACCGGGCGCGAACTTCTCGTCGCTGACGACGTGCCAGCGTTCGCTTGACGGCGGTCGGACGTTCGTGCCGACGGGCGAGCCGGCCTATGTCGGCATCGATCCGGAGGTCGACCAGGGGGACTTCGGCATCCCGGGATTCTGCGGGGGACTGTCGGGTCACGGTGTGGTGGGTCCGGACGGGACGGTCTACCTGCCGCGTACCTACTGCGGTCGCCCGTTCCTGGCGATCAGCCGTGACGAGGGCGCGACGTGGGAGCGGGTGCAGGTCTCCGACATTGGCACCTACCGCGGCGGCGTGATCATGGTGCCCCCGTTCTTCGGCGGGG
The DNA window shown above is from Actinomycetota bacterium and carries:
- a CDS encoding glycoside hydrolase, which produces MSGSKRTRFVLLIAVVVAAFAGTVVITGSGPMSAVDRAAPPLSAHGHARSAHAHDIALTQPAGGPSWGSHVIEHSPGGVPNEGVVNGSRGALYRTGEIASEPTLGLTSGGTILYQLWDAEGLSVVGRSTDGGRTWSYASPSPLTDATGGTFDPYLYVDPVTDRVFSVNLTPALECHEVSFSDDAGVTWTSSPLCGQLDHQTLFAGPPVTSDLDPDVYPNVVYLCSAQVPPGANFSSLTTCQRSLDGGRTFVPTGEPAYVGIDPEVDQGDFGIPGFCGGLSGHGVVGPDGTVYLPRTYCGRPFLAISRDEGATWERVQVSDIGTYRGGVIMVPPFFGGESPLPISTSVAIDEAGTLYFAWVARDRLPYVAISEDGGLTWGEPMMIAPPGVRETIFVDVAAAGPGEVAFAYMG